The window TCGCGAGATTTGACATCCATTTGCACAAGCCGGTCAAGAAGAGATCAGCATGCCCCTTTTCGGTTGCTACTTTTTGAGCAATATCGGTTCTTGCAGCGATTCCGAAGACCTTTGATGAAAGCTTCCTGAACGAATCATGATTGTCCAGGTTGGAGCCATAAACATCGACAAAGCGATCGAGCAATTCTTGATGCACATCGTTTTGCCCAACACGAGTCGTCAAGAGCAGTAGCCAAGGTGTCTTGCTCAGAAGCTGAATTTTCAAGATTCCAGCAAGCGCTCGATAGTGATTATTCGTCAAGGCACCAGGGGCCTGTTTCCCAAAACCATCACACAGATCTAGGTTTATTACGTCGAAAGGGCCAAATGCACGTGCTCTTTGAAAAGCTATCGACTCCTTATCTCCCAAGAGACAAACGTCGTCTTTCAAAACATCCGATGTCTCTTCAACTAGCGGCAATCGCCGCACTTCATCCAAAGAGATGTTGATCTCAGTTTGATCGTCTTTATTCGAAGCAAGAGCAGTGTTAAATCCCAAGAACGAAAATGCGAGATTCTTGGGGGTGCAAACCATCTTGTGTATGTGTCGTAGATCGAGAAGATCGATGCCAGGTAGACCAAGGTATTTTAAAGATGCAGGCACTTCTTCGCGCTGCTGGATCATCCTGTTGATCTCCGCACACCACTGTTCGACCCGAACGTATTGTTTCCGGGGTCGATGCCAAGGAAGAAATTCTTTCTGAGTTGGTCGCGGTGCTTCGTACGCTGGGGCCCCAATAATATCCGCCGCCAAATCTTCTTGTTCGTTCTCAGCCATCTATTGGTCTTCAGCTTTCAGAATGTCGTAGATTGCTCGAATCAACCTCTCTTGCTTTCGCTTTGGCAGCTGATCCAGGAGCTCAAAACTTGCAAGGGTCTGGATAATTGCTTTTAGCTTTTCTTCCAGGATTGATTGCCGGGTCTGTGCTCCCGAAGTGCGGGCGCCCGCATTTGTACCAAGAGTCGAGGCACGAGAGAAGATATACGCATCGGTCTCTTCGCTTGAAAAACTCTTAGTTGCTTGAAATTCGATGGGAGGTGGGCTTGCACCCTCATCTCCGGTTTGCTCTTCCCAAACTCGCCTGGCGATGGACTGGATTCCCGAGACCGCTACTGCCTGGGTTTCACTGCGCTCTTGCTTCCGGACCTCACCTGCGATCTTTTTTTGTGCGGAAGCCACTTGGCGCAGAGCATTATGGAGCCATTTTGTTATGTAGACAGTATGAGGATGAGCGTTATTGAAGGATTCGCGGTCGATGTTGAGGGCGCTATCAAGACCCCGCTTAATAAAAATCTCGCATGTGATTTGGCGTAGCCGTGTCTGCTCTGAAACTTGATAGCGCATGAATGTTGGATCAAAGAGCGTTCCGCTCGATCCATGGATTCTGATCAGGGAGCCCTGATGCTCGACAGGGGCAATCTTCGGTGCCCAAAACAAATATGCTTCGAACTCTAGCGGGCCACCACTCAAGGCGATCGGACTTTTTTCAAATTCTTGAGTACATCTGCCAACAAAAAATAAGGGCGCTTTGAGCGCATGGCTAGTCATCGGCAGATCGGTGAATCGCAATGGACGATAGAGCTTCAGATCATCAATGAAGACTTCAAACGGGATAGATGAACCAGAATCTGTCGAGAGACCTAAGATCTCCCTGGGCGAGCTTGAGGGAGGCTCATTGATGAGTGCAGCCGAAGCCTTCCCTTGGTTCGAAAGCAAGAAACTGTGCCCGAAATTTTCAATAGCAAGATCGAATGGATGCCCAT of the Terriglobus sp. TAA 43 genome contains:
- a CDS encoding ATP-binding protein, translating into MTLQTLTEQELIQKIRQSQNDKTWVETRLETDERVIARVTDGIYRQPASALRELISNAYDADSTRVVVKTDAPRFERIVVEDNGSGMTPEVLAHLLHHIGGSAKRNEEGKELGITSIVDPTLSPGGRKLIGKIGIGLFSVSQLTHSFQIISKVANDKYRTIATVTLRQYSDEPTHDDAAGEEKFEAGKVNIWREKAVDIASHGTTIVLNQIRPQARDTLRSREIWGLIEEAEKADPTEEKQDIDPPKYHIGRVDPKSGDLLKRSSGNFASVPWSEGASPEDAFRDLVNCVWDEVSEGFNPNPRLDRLFDYYLRMIWQLSLGIPLPYVDGHPFDLAIENFGHSFLLSNQGKASAALINEPPSSSPREILGLSTDSGSSIPFEVFIDDLKLYRPLRFTDLPMTSHALKAPLFFVGRCTQEFEKSPIALSGGPLEFEAYLFWAPKIAPVEHQGSLIRIHGSSGTLFDPTFMRYQVSEQTRLRQITCEIFIKRGLDSALNIDRESFNNAHPHTVYITKWLHNALRQVASAQKKIAGEVRKQERSETQAVAVSGIQSIARRVWEEQTGDEGASPPPIEFQATKSFSSEETDAYIFSRASTLGTNAGARTSGAQTRQSILEEKLKAIIQTLASFELLDQLPKRKQERLIRAIYDILKAEDQ